A portion of the Paenibacillus sp. PvR098 genome contains these proteins:
- a CDS encoding iron-containing alcohol dehydrogenase family protein → MNGVHFVLGSPNAYIHEPGILRKAGEWIGKYGRSVFIVSGEKSWNSCGSRLAFSLDESGIRYEMHRYRGECSYEEMERLKALVDSGVDLICGVGGGKVMDTSKALADALGKPFVAIPTLAATCAAVANLSIMYTEDGVYLNFPVYVRGTLLCLVDTEIIAQAPARYLAAGIADTLAKWIEAPMSATGRKHNLPTIGGLQAAKLCYDTLIQHSAQALEDARQGIPSEALQQVIDANILFSGLVGGLGEDNCRTAAAHAIHNGLTAIQDTHEAYHGEKVAYGILVQLVLEHRSKHEMDEMLAFYKEVGLPHRLDQIGIHRELTNEEWNEIARVSLLPEGTMANMPFAISSEMVIRAIREVESW, encoded by the coding sequence ATGAATGGAGTTCACTTCGTTTTGGGATCCCCAAACGCCTACATCCACGAACCTGGTATTTTGCGTAAGGCTGGAGAATGGATAGGAAAATACGGCAGATCCGTATTTATCGTAAGCGGCGAGAAATCTTGGAACAGCTGCGGAAGCCGGTTGGCCTTCAGCTTGGATGAGTCGGGAATTCGTTATGAGATGCATCGATACCGTGGAGAATGTTCCTATGAAGAAATGGAACGATTGAAAGCGCTTGTGGATTCGGGTGTAGATCTGATCTGCGGCGTGGGGGGCGGGAAAGTAATGGATACCTCTAAAGCTCTGGCTGATGCCCTAGGCAAACCGTTTGTGGCCATCCCCACCTTGGCTGCAACATGTGCAGCTGTCGCCAATCTATCGATCATGTACACTGAAGACGGTGTTTACTTGAATTTTCCCGTTTATGTCCGGGGGACGCTGCTTTGTTTAGTGGATACGGAGATCATTGCACAAGCTCCTGCTCGTTATTTGGCCGCGGGCATTGCGGATACATTGGCGAAGTGGATCGAAGCGCCGATGTCTGCCACCGGGAGAAAGCATAATCTCCCAACGATTGGCGGACTTCAGGCGGCCAAGCTTTGTTATGACACGCTGATTCAGCACAGCGCACAGGCGCTGGAGGATGCCCGACAAGGAATACCAAGCGAAGCGCTTCAGCAAGTTATCGATGCGAATATTTTATTCAGCGGATTGGTAGGCGGGCTTGGAGAAGACAATTGCCGAACAGCAGCGGCTCATGCGATACATAATGGTCTGACCGCCATCCAAGACACCCATGAGGCTTATCATGGGGAAAAGGTGGCATACGGCATTTTAGTACAACTTGTCTTGGAACACCGGTCAAAGCATGAGATGGACGAGATGCTGGCGTTTTATAAAGAAGTCGGGCTCCCGCATCGGCTTGACCAGATAGGAATTCATAGGGAGTTAACGAATGAGGAATGGAATGAGATTGCGCGGGTGTCGCTTCTTCCGGAAGGCACGATGGCTAATATGCCGTTTGCCATTTCAAGCGAGATGGTCATCCGTGCGATTAGAGAAGTAGAGAGCTGGTAA
- a CDS encoding PIG-L deacetylase family protein, which yields MKKHVLIIAAHPDDELLGSGGTIKKLIQNGFEVITVITARGRPEEDHHIRQFAMRANQHLGIKDVIFLNFPNLELECSPLHVINKNIEKIILQYDPAMIFTHHYGDLNRDHQITYQAVMTAVRPLPGSSPIEILCFETVSSTEWTGHTNDKTFKPNYYVDISDTIYDKLAALKHYEVEMRSFPHPRSYDGVTYLARVRGMTVGVPYAEAFEIIRKIWK from the coding sequence ATGAAGAAACACGTCCTTATTATTGCTGCTCATCCTGACGATGAACTGCTGGGCTCGGGAGGGACGATAAAAAAATTGATTCAAAATGGATTTGAGGTGATTACTGTCATCACCGCCAGGGGCCGACCGGAGGAAGATCATCATATACGGCAGTTTGCCATGAGAGCGAACCAGCATTTGGGGATCAAAGATGTTATTTTTTTGAATTTCCCCAATTTGGAATTGGAATGCTCTCCGCTGCATGTAATTAACAAAAACATCGAAAAAATAATTCTTCAGTATGACCCTGCTATGATTTTTACTCACCATTACGGTGATTTAAACCGAGATCATCAAATTACGTATCAAGCCGTAATGACGGCTGTGCGGCCCCTCCCCGGCAGCTCTCCCATAGAAATATTATGTTTTGAAACGGTGTCCTCCACTGAATGGACAGGGCATACCAATGATAAAACATTTAAACCCAATTATTACGTTGACATCAGCGATACGATATATGACAAACTGGCTGCACTAAAGCATTACGAAGTCGAGATGCGTTCGTTTCCTCATCCGCGGTCCTATGATGGAGTGACGTATTTAGCCCGTGTCCGTGGAATGACGGTTGGGGTCCCTTATGCGGAAGCATTCGAAATCATACGAAAGATATGGAAATGA